One Paraburkholderia phymatum STM815 genomic window, CGACCTAAGGGCGGCAGGTGCGAAATGAAGATGGACGGCCGAAGCTCTGTTTTCTTCGCGTGCTCGGGACACGAGTTGAGCGGTGCTAGACTTCCGATCACTACATTGCGGCTGGAGACTGGCTGAAGATGGATAAGAAATATCAGGTGTTCATCTCGTCCACATATACGGACATGATTGATGAGCGTCAAGCGGCGGTTACGGCTATTCTTGAGGCTGGGCACATCCCAGCTGGAATGGAGTTGTTCTCGGCCTCCAACAATAAGCAGATGGATGTGATCAAGCGATGGATAGACGCCTGCGACGTCTTTATGCTGATTCTCGGCGGGCGTTACGGCAGCATCGATCCGGATTCGGGTAAGAGCTATATCCAGCTCGAGTATGAATATGCCATCCAGACCAAGAAACCGTTCTTCGCTCTCTGTCTCACGGATCAGACGATTCGGGACAAAGCTAAAGGCCCACTTGGTCTTGACGCGGTCGAGATGAATGATTCAAGAAAGCTGGCCGACTTTCGCGCCACCGTCCTAGGAAAGATGTGCAGCCTCATTTCGGACGTTAAAGACATTCGCATACAGGCCGGAAACTCGATTCGCGATTTGGCAAAAACGAACAATTTGGATGGATGGGTGC contains:
- a CDS encoding DUF4062 domain-containing protein; its protein translation is MDKKYQVFISSTYTDMIDERQAAVTAILEAGHIPAGMELFSASNNKQMDVIKRWIDACDVFMLILGGRYGSIDPDSGKSYIQLEYEYAIQTKKPFFALCLTDQTIRDKAKGPLGLDAVEMNDSRKLADFRATVLGKMCSLISDVKDIRIQAGNSIRDLAKTNNLDGWVRASRIRSAPSGHTERAPLIEMVTGASERYHSNEIQSGHMLSTVRVGIRNAGGKTLSNCKVYVEQISPPPDIPSADSKLLDTGAFQLRHDDPERLVDIAAHWDHLDKFRFCAPLPGGMFGDPFDLNDKGRRTFAVRVRATECERSAMFELATDDSKRLSLTFLRYLD